In a single window of the Delftia tsuruhatensis genome:
- a CDS encoding type II toxin-antitoxin system RelE/ParE family toxin produces MELAWTPRAQRDRQAAIDYIAQDNPIAALGQLDEIERQTDMLVQHPRMGRPGRVDGTFELVISHTPFIVVYRLRPKARRIELIRLLHGAQCWPPAQDAGP; encoded by the coding sequence ATGGAACTGGCATGGACACCACGCGCCCAGCGTGACCGACAGGCCGCCATCGACTACATTGCCCAGGACAACCCCATCGCCGCCCTCGGCCAGCTCGACGAGATCGAACGGCAGACCGACATGCTGGTGCAGCACCCCCGCATGGGAAGGCCCGGCCGGGTGGACGGGACCTTCGAGCTGGTCATCAGCCATACCCCCTTCATCGTGGTGTACCGGCTCAGGCCAAAGGCCCGGCGCATCGAACTGATCCGCCTGCTGCACGGCGCCCAGTGCTGGCCGCCGGCCCAGGACGCGGGGCCATAG
- a CDS encoding M20 aminoacylase family protein has product MNHDLPVSPAPGGTDPVLPGIRATEAEMVELRHHLHAHPELAFEEFATSDLVAERLASWGYEVHRGLGGTGVVGTLRSGQGARRLGLRADMDALPIHEQTGLPYASHHAGRMHACGHDGHTAILLAAARELAEARGFDGTLHLIFQPAEEGLGGGRKMVEDGLFERFPCDAIFALHNMPGFPAGQFGFREGSFMASSDTVVITVRGKGGHGSAPHLSADPVVAAAHLVLALQTVVSRNVDPRDMAVVSVGAIHGGDAPNVIPGEVELRLSVRAYRPEVRALLRERITELARAQAATLGVQAEVDYRWRYPALVNDVASTVLAREVARDWLGEQALIPDLQPLTGSEDFSFMLEQCPGSYLIVGNGVGETHGTGGCMVHNPGYDFNDRILPLAATYWVKLARRFLSAA; this is encoded by the coding sequence ATGAACCACGACTTGCCCGTTTCTCCCGCGCCCGGTGGCACCGATCCCGTGCTGCCCGGCATCCGTGCCACCGAAGCCGAGATGGTGGAGTTGCGCCACCACTTGCACGCCCATCCCGAACTGGCCTTCGAGGAATTCGCCACCAGTGACCTGGTCGCCGAGCGCCTGGCCTCCTGGGGCTACGAGGTGCACCGTGGCCTGGGCGGCACGGGCGTGGTGGGCACGCTGCGCAGCGGCCAGGGAGCGCGTCGCCTGGGCCTGCGCGCGGACATGGATGCGCTGCCCATCCACGAGCAGACCGGCCTGCCGTACGCCAGCCACCATGCGGGCCGCATGCATGCCTGCGGGCATGACGGCCATACGGCCATCCTGCTGGCGGCGGCGCGCGAACTGGCAGAGGCGCGGGGCTTCGATGGCACGCTGCACCTGATCTTCCAGCCCGCCGAGGAAGGCCTGGGCGGCGGCCGCAAGATGGTCGAGGATGGCCTGTTCGAGCGCTTTCCTTGCGACGCCATCTTTGCCCTGCACAACATGCCGGGCTTTCCCGCAGGCCAGTTCGGCTTTCGCGAGGGCTCGTTCATGGCCTCGTCGGATACGGTCGTCATCACCGTGCGCGGCAAGGGCGGCCATGGCTCGGCGCCCCATCTGTCGGCCGATCCCGTGGTGGCGGCGGCCCACCTGGTGCTGGCGCTGCAGACCGTGGTCTCGCGCAATGTCGATCCGCGTGACATGGCCGTGGTCAGCGTGGGCGCCATCCATGGCGGCGATGCACCGAATGTCATCCCCGGCGAGGTGGAGCTGCGCCTGTCCGTGCGCGCCTACCGGCCCGAGGTGCGTGCCCTGCTGCGCGAACGCATCACCGAACTGGCCCGGGCCCAGGCCGCCACGCTGGGCGTGCAGGCCGAGGTCGACTACCGCTGGCGCTACCCGGCCCTGGTCAACGACGTGGCCAGCACGGTGCTGGCACGCGAAGTGGCGCGCGACTGGCTGGGCGAGCAGGCGCTGATCCCTGACCTGCAGCCGCTGACGGGCAGCGAGGACTTTTCCTTCATGCTCGAACAATGCCCGGGCAGCTACCTGATCGTGGGCAATGGCGTGGGCGAGACCCATGGCACGGGAGGCTGCATGGTGCACAACCCCGGCTACGACTTCAATGACCGCATCCTGCCGCTGGCGGCCACCTACTGGGTGAAGCTGGCCAGGCGCTTCCTGTCCGCCGCCTGA
- a CDS encoding efflux RND transporter periplasmic adaptor subunit, translating into MSTESTSSSSSVSAQRKGWRLPAAAAAILAVSAGLFGLHGIEAKADDVPASAQPAATPVSVATVAESEVTAWDEFSGRLEAVERVDIRSRVAGAVQAVHFREGALVKQGDLLITIDPAPYAAEVERAEAQVASAQARQSYARSEQERARRLWDERAIAQRELDERINAGSEAEANLRAAQASLQSARLNLGYTQVRAPVSGRIGKREITVGNLVAAGPGAPVLTTLVSVSPIYASFDADEQVITRALKELDGGAGNRARIDSIPVQMGTATAGSTPFEGRLQLIDNQVDARSGTVRVRAAFDNKDGALMPGQFARIRMGQARNSSMLLVSERAIGTDQSKKYVMVVGGDNKAVYREVVLGASVNGLRNVTQGLQPGERVVVNGLQHIRPGALVAPKEVSMDARADARQPGTRQAAEQVADATKS; encoded by the coding sequence ATGTCCACCGAATCCACCTCGTCCTCTTCTTCCGTCTCCGCCCAGCGCAAGGGCTGGAGATTGCCTGCCGCCGCTGCGGCCATCCTCGCCGTCAGCGCCGGCCTGTTCGGCCTGCACGGCATCGAGGCCAAGGCCGATGACGTGCCCGCCAGCGCCCAGCCCGCCGCCACGCCCGTGTCGGTGGCCACGGTCGCCGAAAGCGAGGTCACCGCCTGGGACGAGTTCTCGGGCCGCCTCGAAGCCGTGGAGCGCGTGGACATCCGCTCGCGCGTGGCCGGTGCCGTGCAGGCCGTGCACTTTCGCGAAGGCGCGCTGGTCAAGCAGGGCGATCTGCTGATCACCATCGACCCGGCCCCCTACGCCGCCGAGGTCGAGCGGGCCGAAGCCCAGGTGGCCTCGGCGCAGGCGCGCCAGTCCTATGCGCGCAGCGAGCAGGAACGCGCGCGCCGCCTGTGGGACGAGCGGGCGATTGCCCAGCGCGAGCTGGACGAGCGCATCAATGCGGGCAGCGAGGCCGAGGCCAATCTGCGCGCGGCCCAGGCGTCCCTGCAATCGGCACGGCTGAACCTGGGCTACACCCAGGTGCGCGCCCCCGTGTCGGGCCGCATCGGCAAGCGCGAGATCACCGTGGGCAACCTGGTGGCCGCAGGCCCGGGCGCGCCGGTGCTGACCACGCTGGTCTCGGTCAGCCCCATCTATGCGAGCTTCGATGCCGATGAGCAGGTCATCACGCGTGCGCTCAAGGAGCTGGACGGCGGCGCTGGCAACCGCGCCAGGATCGACAGCATTCCCGTGCAGATGGGCACGGCCACGGCCGGCAGCACGCCTTTCGAGGGCCGGCTGCAACTGATCGACAACCAGGTCGATGCCCGAAGCGGCACGGTGCGCGTGCGCGCCGCCTTCGACAACAAGGATGGCGCCCTCATGCCCGGCCAGTTCGCCCGTATCCGCATGGGCCAGGCGCGCAACAGCAGCATGCTGCTGGTCAGCGAGCGCGCCATCGGCACGGACCAGAGCAAGAAGTACGTGATGGTGGTGGGCGGCGACAACAAGGCCGTCTACCGCGAGGTGGTGCTGGGCGCCTCGGTCAACGGCCTGCGCAACGTGACCCAGGGCCTGCAGCCTGGCGAGCGCGTGGTGGTCAACGGCCTGCAGCACATCCGCCCCGGCGCCCTGGTCGCGCCCAAGGAAGTGTCCATGGATGCGCGGGCCGATGCCCGCCAGCCTGGCACCCGGCAGGCAGCCGAACAAGTGGCTGACGCAACCAAGTCCTGA
- a CDS encoding alpha/beta hydrolase has translation MSTSPSLPNGPAVGAQIAETEFSIELPEHGTVAARAYGQRRPGTVSPLVLHFHGGTFVCGTLDNGRYIGRLLAEAGAVVVSLAYPLAPEHPFPQPIEVGYAMLQWLYKHRVKMAGKGAPLFLAGEEAGGNLAAAVAVISRDRGHPPLAGQILVSPMLDPCTGTASQREATPEAGECRWATGWREYLSCPKDAMHPYAVPGSSLRLAQLPPALVLVGGDDPLRDEAQAYAARLRAAGVAASSHVLPSASNWPQALSEAEACTACSAAVSLHVHDFFEATMNKPAAPG, from the coding sequence ATGTCCACTTCCCCGTCGCTCCCGAACGGCCCCGCCGTCGGGGCGCAGATTGCCGAAACAGAATTCTCCATCGAGCTGCCCGAGCACGGCACCGTGGCTGCGCGCGCCTATGGCCAGCGCAGGCCCGGCACGGTCTCGCCGCTGGTGCTGCATTTCCATGGCGGCACCTTTGTCTGCGGCACGCTGGACAACGGGCGCTACATCGGCCGGCTGCTGGCGGAGGCGGGCGCCGTCGTGGTGTCGCTGGCCTATCCGCTGGCGCCCGAGCATCCGTTCCCCCAGCCCATCGAGGTCGGCTACGCCATGCTGCAATGGCTGTACAAGCACCGCGTGAAGATGGCGGGCAAGGGCGCGCCGCTGTTTCTTGCGGGCGAGGAAGCGGGCGGCAACCTGGCCGCCGCCGTGGCCGTGATCTCGCGCGACCGGGGCCATCCGCCGCTTGCGGGCCAGATCCTGGTGTCGCCCATGCTCGATCCCTGCACCGGCACGGCCTCGCAGCGCGAGGCCACGCCCGAGGCTGGCGAATGCCGCTGGGCCACGGGCTGGCGCGAGTACCTGAGCTGCCCCAAGGACGCCATGCATCCCTACGCCGTGCCCGGCAGCTCGCTGCGCCTGGCCCAGCTGCCGCCGGCCCTGGTGCTGGTGGGCGGTGACGACCCGCTGCGCGACGAGGCCCAGGCCTATGCGGCCCGCCTGCGCGCGGCCGGGGTGGCGGCCAGCAGCCATGTGCTGCCCAGCGCGTCGAACTGGCCGCAGGCCCTGTCCGAGGCCGAGGCCTGTACGGCCTGCAGCGCCGCCGTGTCCCTGCATGTGCATGACTTCTTCGAGGCCACCATGAACAAGCCCGCAGCACCGGGCTAG
- a CDS encoding LysR family transcriptional regulator, giving the protein MDQIQAMRVFVRVVEAGNFTRAADSLDLPKGTVTKQIQALEARVRVKLLNRTTRRVTVTPDGAAYYERAARLLNDFDDLEASMVNTQTAPSGRLRLDVGSSMARLIIIPALTEFCERYPDIQIDLGVGDRLVDLISDNVDCVIRGGELSDQSLVARRIGSMNWVTVASPAYLARHGVPQHPSELDTKHQIVAFFSGHTRRMYPLEFHRGDESIEVAGNYRIAANDSNAYTAAVLAGFGIAQLVTAFAQPLIDSGELVEVLPEWTQPPLPVHVVYPPNRHLSAKVRAFVDWAADLFARHPQLQRS; this is encoded by the coding sequence ATGGACCAGATCCAGGCCATGCGTGTCTTCGTCCGCGTGGTGGAAGCAGGCAACTTCACCCGCGCCGCCGATTCGCTGGACCTGCCCAAGGGCACGGTCACCAAACAGATACAGGCGCTGGAGGCGCGCGTGCGCGTCAAGCTGCTCAACCGCACGACGCGGCGCGTCACCGTCACGCCCGATGGCGCGGCCTACTACGAACGCGCGGCGCGCCTGCTCAACGACTTCGACGATCTCGAAGCCAGCATGGTCAACACCCAGACCGCGCCCAGCGGGCGGCTGCGGCTGGACGTGGGCAGCTCCATGGCCCGGTTGATCATCATTCCGGCGCTGACCGAATTCTGCGAACGCTACCCCGACATACAGATCGACCTGGGCGTGGGCGACCGCCTGGTGGACCTGATCAGCGACAACGTGGACTGCGTGATCCGCGGGGGCGAGCTCAGCGACCAGTCCCTGGTGGCGCGGCGCATAGGGTCGATGAACTGGGTCACCGTGGCCTCGCCCGCCTACCTGGCACGCCATGGCGTGCCCCAGCACCCGTCCGAGCTGGATACGAAGCACCAGATCGTCGCCTTCTTCTCGGGCCATACGCGGCGCATGTACCCGCTGGAATTCCACCGGGGCGATGAATCCATCGAGGTGGCGGGCAACTACCGCATCGCGGCCAACGACAGCAATGCCTACACGGCCGCCGTGCTTGCGGGCTTTGGCATCGCGCAGCTGGTCACGGCCTTTGCCCAGCCGCTGATAGACAGCGGTGAACTGGTGGAAGTGCTGCCCGAATGGACCCAGCCGCCACTGCCCGTGCATGTGGTCTACCCACCCAACCGCCACCTCAGCGCCAAGGTGCGGGCCTTCGTGGACTGGGCCGCCGACCTGTTCGCGCGGCATCCGCAGTTGCAGCGCAGCTGA
- a CDS encoding LysR family transcriptional regulator, translating to MTSLPSTAAAPAMKLHQMRYLVAVAGCGSVRAASRSLGVTQSAITQALRELEEGHRLALFERQSSGIALTPAGHALLRHAQLITAQIAQAEDEMARLRGHGAATRLSVGVTPWVGQSLLPHVLRSFRAELPQVRLELFEGLSAVAHPRLREGTMDLLIGRVPQGASAGDLHGMPLLRYEATVVARAGHPLAGARSLAALTDCDWLLNYTPPEEEALVQRIFLRHGLPVPAGRIHLVHSASLLLHLVAHSDMLSFCPWPLIECSAPQGRIVPLALREQFEPHTVGVVQRGHGRLPWPAERFVHHLMEQVRACRHSPDPVLQRVFRSIDVLA from the coding sequence ATGACCTCCCTGCCCTCGACCGCTGCCGCTCCGGCCATGAAACTGCACCAGATGCGCTACCTCGTCGCCGTGGCCGGCTGCGGCAGCGTGCGCGCCGCATCGCGGTCGCTGGGGGTCACCCAGTCGGCCATCACCCAGGCCCTGCGCGAGCTGGAGGAAGGCCACCGGCTGGCGCTGTTCGAGCGACAGAGCAGCGGCATCGCCCTCACGCCCGCAGGCCACGCCCTGCTGCGCCACGCCCAGCTGATCACCGCCCAGATCGCCCAGGCCGAGGACGAAATGGCGCGGCTGCGCGGCCACGGCGCCGCCACCCGCCTGTCCGTCGGCGTGACGCCCTGGGTGGGCCAAAGCCTGCTGCCGCATGTGCTGCGCTCCTTCCGCGCCGAACTGCCGCAGGTCCGGCTGGAGCTGTTCGAAGGCCTGTCGGCCGTGGCCCATCCCCGCCTGCGCGAGGGCACGATGGACCTGCTGATCGGCCGTGTGCCGCAGGGGGCATCGGCCGGCGACCTGCATGGCATGCCGCTGCTGCGCTACGAGGCCACGGTGGTGGCGCGCGCCGGCCATCCGCTGGCCGGTGCGCGATCCCTGGCCGCGCTGACCGACTGCGACTGGCTGCTCAACTACACGCCGCCCGAGGAAGAAGCGCTGGTGCAGCGCATCTTCCTGCGCCACGGCCTGCCCGTGCCCGCGGGCCGTATCCACCTGGTGCACTCCGCCTCGCTGCTGCTGCATCTGGTCGCGCACAGCGACATGCTGTCGTTCTGCCCCTGGCCATTGATCGAGTGCAGCGCGCCACAGGGCCGCATCGTGCCGCTGGCCCTGCGCGAGCAGTTCGAGCCGCACACGGTGGGCGTGGTCCAGCGCGGCCATGGCCGCCTGCCCTGGCCGGCCGAGCGCTTCGTGCACCACCTGATGGAGCAGGTCCGCGCCTGCCGCCACAGTCCGGACCCGGTGCTGCAGCGCGTGTTCCGCTCCATCGACGTGCTGGCCTGA
- a CDS encoding efflux transporter outer membrane subunit yields MKIPSLSKLPRRLLPLVAALALAGCASVSQSLPELPAAPAFKEQGAAPQAGWTQALPAEAQARGQWWLAFADPALDALVDKATLDNQGIQAAAARLAEARALARSANADRLPQLGLGAGATRSAGLDKASGTRPATLVNAGLNLSYEVDLFGRISQAADASRLDAEGREALLQSTRLAVQAEVAQTYLQLRALDAERALMRETVEAYRDTLRLSERRLQAGDIAELDVARIQAELSATESDALALDRQRAQVEHALAVLVGDSASRFGLGEGAWTTALPSIPAGVPATVLMRRPDISAAQRAVFAAQSRVGVAKTAWFPSISLTGAAGHASPEVGDLFKWSMRSWGVGALLSLPLFDGGRREAGVQAAGAQLDAALAAYRQQALVAFQEVEDQLSSIRILQEQSTVQARAVVAAQRATSLSDTRYRNGYVSQLDLLDARRSELRNRRQALQVKSAQYQAAVGLIRAIGGGWDVPAAQALAQAGGR; encoded by the coding sequence ATGAAGATCCCATCGCTTTCGAAACTGCCCAGGCGCCTGCTGCCCCTGGTGGCGGCGCTGGCGCTGGCCGGCTGCGCCAGCGTGTCCCAGAGCCTGCCCGAGCTGCCGGCCGCACCCGCCTTCAAGGAGCAGGGCGCCGCGCCGCAGGCGGGCTGGACGCAGGCCCTGCCTGCCGAAGCCCAGGCGCGCGGCCAATGGTGGCTGGCCTTTGCCGACCCGGCGCTGGACGCGCTGGTGGACAAGGCCACGCTGGACAACCAGGGCATACAGGCCGCAGCCGCACGCCTGGCCGAGGCCCGCGCCCTGGCGCGCAGCGCCAATGCCGACCGCCTGCCGCAGCTGGGCCTGGGCGCAGGTGCCACGCGCAGCGCGGGGCTGGACAAGGCATCGGGCACGCGGCCTGCCACCCTGGTCAATGCGGGGCTGAACCTGTCCTATGAGGTCGATCTGTTCGGCCGCATTTCCCAGGCGGCCGACGCATCGCGGCTGGACGCCGAGGGCCGCGAGGCCCTGCTGCAAAGCACGCGGCTGGCCGTGCAGGCCGAGGTGGCGCAGACCTATCTGCAGCTGCGCGCGCTGGATGCCGAGCGCGCCCTGATGCGCGAGACCGTGGAGGCCTACCGCGACACGCTGCGCCTGTCCGAGCGCCGGCTGCAGGCCGGCGACATTGCCGAGCTTGACGTGGCCCGCATCCAGGCCGAGCTGTCCGCCACCGAATCGGACGCGCTGGCACTGGACCGCCAGCGCGCCCAGGTCGAGCATGCGCTGGCCGTGCTGGTGGGCGACTCCGCCTCGCGCTTCGGCCTGGGCGAAGGCGCCTGGACCACGGCCCTGCCTTCCATTCCAGCGGGCGTGCCGGCCACGGTGCTCATGCGCCGGCCCGATATCTCGGCCGCGCAGCGCGCCGTGTTCGCGGCACAGTCGCGCGTGGGCGTGGCGAAGACGGCATGGTTCCCCAGCATCTCGCTGACCGGCGCTGCAGGCCATGCCTCGCCCGAGGTCGGTGACCTGTTCAAGTGGTCCATGCGCTCCTGGGGCGTGGGCGCCCTGCTGTCGCTGCCGCTGTTCGACGGCGGCCGGCGCGAGGCCGGCGTGCAGGCTGCAGGCGCACAGCTCGATGCCGCGCTGGCCGCCTACCGCCAGCAGGCGCTGGTGGCCTTCCAGGAGGTGGAGGACCAGCTGTCCTCCATCCGCATACTGCAGGAGCAGTCCACCGTGCAGGCCCGTGCCGTGGTGGCGGCCCAGCGCGCCACCAGTCTGTCGGACACGCGCTACCGCAACGGCTACGTTAGCCAGCTCGACCTGCTGGACGCTCGCCGCAGCGAACTGCGCAACCGGCGCCAGGCCCTGCAGGTGAAGTCCGCGCAGTACCAGGCGGCCGTGGGGCTGATCCGGGCCATCGGCGGGGGCTGGGATGTGCCTGCCGCCCAGGCGCTGGCGCAGGCCGGGGGGCGGTGA
- a CDS encoding efflux RND transporter permease subunit produces the protein MNLSKFFIDRPIFAGVLSLLMLIAGLIAMGGLPISEYPEVAPPSVVVRAQYPGANPKVIAETVATPLEEQINGVEGMLYMGSQATSDGVMTLTVTFRLGTDPDKAQQMVQNRVSQAEPRLPEEVRRLGITTVKSAPDLTMVVHLVSPNQRYDINYLRNYAVLNVKDPLARIEGVGQIQIFGGGDYAMRVWLDPQKVAQRGLSASDVVAAIRGQNVQAAAGVVGASPGLPGVDMQLSINAQGRLQSEEDFGDIIVKSGADGAVTRLRDIGRLEMGAADYSLRSLLNNDPAVGMGVFQAPGSNALEISANVRKTMEALNKNMPEGLEYRIAYDPTQFVRASIESVVHTLLEAIVLVVLVVILFLQTWRASIIPLLAVPVSVIGTFAVLHLLGFSINALSLFGLVLAIGIVVDDAIVVVENVERNIEAGLTPRNATYRAMREVSGPIIAIALVLCAVFVPLAFISGLTGQFYKQFAVTIAISTVISAINSLTLSPALAALLLRGHDAPKDALTRGMDRAFGWLFRGFNRMFHRGSEAYSGGVGRVISRKALMLGIYLALIAVTFGLFKAVPSGFVPAQDKQYLIGFAQLPDGATLDRTDEVIRRMGEIMKDNPNVEDTIAFPGLSINGFTNSSNSGIVFATLKPFDERKRADQSGGAVAGQLNQAFAGIQDAFIVMFPPPPVAGLGTTGGFKLQLEDRASLGYDQMDAAVKAFMAKAYQTPELTGMFTSWQVNVPQLYADIDRTKARQLGVPVTDIFDTMQIYLGSLYANDFNKFGRTYSVRVQADAPYRARAEDVGMLKVRSSSGEMIPLSALMKVDSSFGPERAMRYNGYLTADINGGAAPGFSSGQAQDAIKRIAAETLPKGIAFEWTDLTYQEILAGNSAVIVFPLAILLVFLVLAAQYESLTLPIAIILIVPMGLLAAMTGVWLSRGDSNVFTQIGLIVLVGLSAKNAILIVEFARELEFEGRTPIQAAIEASRLRLRPILMTSLAFVMGVLPLVLSTGAGSEMRRAMGVAVFSGMIGVTAFGLFLTPVFYVLMRRLAGNRPLKQHGPEMDEEVPAHAPAHGHASGGGALPMPSAARGEHE, from the coding sequence ATGAACCTATCCAAATTCTTCATTGACCGGCCGATCTTCGCGGGCGTGCTTTCGCTGCTGATGCTGATCGCCGGCCTGATCGCCATGGGCGGGCTGCCGATCTCGGAATACCCCGAGGTCGCGCCGCCGTCCGTGGTGGTGCGCGCCCAGTACCCGGGCGCCAATCCCAAGGTGATCGCCGAGACCGTGGCCACGCCGCTGGAAGAGCAGATCAACGGCGTCGAAGGCATGCTCTACATGGGCAGCCAGGCCACCAGCGACGGCGTGATGACGCTGACCGTCACCTTCCGCCTGGGCACCGACCCCGACAAGGCGCAGCAGATGGTGCAAAACCGCGTCTCGCAGGCCGAGCCGCGCCTGCCGGAAGAGGTGCGCCGCCTGGGCATCACCACGGTCAAGAGCGCACCCGACCTGACCATGGTGGTCCACCTGGTCTCGCCCAACCAGCGCTATGACATCAACTACCTGCGCAACTACGCGGTGCTGAACGTGAAAGACCCGCTGGCGCGCATCGAGGGCGTGGGCCAGATCCAGATCTTCGGCGGCGGCGACTACGCCATGCGCGTGTGGCTGGACCCGCAGAAGGTGGCGCAGCGCGGCCTGTCGGCCAGCGATGTGGTGGCCGCCATCCGTGGCCAGAACGTGCAGGCTGCGGCCGGCGTGGTCGGCGCCTCGCCGGGACTGCCGGGCGTGGACATGCAGTTGTCCATCAACGCCCAGGGCCGCCTGCAGAGCGAGGAGGACTTCGGCGACATCATCGTCAAGAGCGGCGCCGACGGCGCCGTGACCCGCCTGCGCGACATCGGCCGCCTGGAGATGGGCGCGGCCGACTATTCGCTGCGCTCGCTGCTGAACAACGACCCGGCCGTGGGCATGGGCGTCTTCCAGGCGCCGGGCTCCAATGCGCTGGAGATCTCGGCCAATGTGCGCAAGACCATGGAGGCCCTGAACAAGAACATGCCCGAGGGCCTGGAGTACCGCATCGCCTACGACCCCACGCAGTTCGTGCGCGCCTCCATCGAATCGGTGGTGCACACGCTGCTGGAGGCCATCGTGCTCGTGGTGCTGGTGGTGATCCTGTTCCTGCAGACCTGGCGCGCCTCCATCATCCCGCTGCTGGCCGTGCCGGTTTCGGTGATCGGCACCTTTGCCGTGCTGCATCTGCTGGGCTTTTCCATCAACGCGCTGAGCCTGTTCGGCCTGGTGCTGGCCATCGGCATCGTGGTGGATGACGCCATCGTCGTGGTCGAGAACGTGGAGCGCAACATCGAGGCCGGTCTCACGCCGCGCAACGCCACCTACCGCGCCATGCGCGAAGTGTCCGGGCCCATCATCGCCATCGCCCTGGTGCTGTGCGCGGTGTTCGTGCCGCTGGCCTTCATCAGCGGCCTCACGGGCCAGTTCTACAAGCAGTTCGCGGTGACCATCGCCATCTCGACGGTGATCTCGGCCATCAATTCGCTGACGCTGTCGCCCGCGCTGGCGGCCCTGCTGCTGCGCGGCCACGATGCGCCCAAGGACGCGCTGACACGTGGCATGGACCGTGCGTTCGGCTGGCTGTTCCGTGGCTTCAACCGCATGTTCCACCGGGGCTCCGAGGCCTACAGCGGCGGTGTGGGCCGCGTGATATCGCGCAAGGCGCTGATGCTGGGCATCTACCTGGCGCTGATCGCCGTGACCTTCGGCCTGTTCAAGGCCGTGCCCTCGGGCTTCGTGCCGGCGCAGGACAAGCAGTACCTGATCGGCTTCGCCCAGTTGCCCGACGGCGCCACGCTGGACCGCACGGACGAGGTGATCCGCCGCATGGGCGAGATCATGAAGGACAACCCCAACGTGGAGGACACCATCGCCTTCCCGGGCCTGTCCATCAACGGCTTCACCAACAGCTCCAACTCGGGCATCGTCTTCGCCACGCTCAAGCCCTTTGACGAGCGCAAGCGAGCCGACCAGAGCGGCGGCGCCGTGGCCGGCCAGTTGAACCAGGCCTTCGCAGGCATCCAGGACGCCTTCATCGTCATGTTCCCGCCGCCGCCGGTGGCAGGCCTGGGCACCACGGGCGGCTTCAAGCTGCAGCTGGAGGACCGCGCCTCGCTGGGCTATGACCAGATGGACGCGGCCGTGAAGGCCTTCATGGCCAAGGCCTACCAGACGCCCGAGCTGACCGGCATGTTCACCAGCTGGCAGGTCAACGTGCCCCAGCTGTACGCCGACATCGACCGTACCAAGGCACGCCAGCTCGGCGTGCCGGTGACGGACATCTTCGACACCATGCAGATCTACCTGGGCAGCCTGTATGCGAACGACTTCAACAAGTTCGGCCGCACCTACAGCGTCCGCGTGCAGGCCGACGCACCCTACCGCGCGCGTGCCGAGGACGTGGGCATGCTCAAGGTGCGTTCCAGTTCGGGCGAGATGATTCCGCTGTCGGCGCTGATGAAGGTGGACTCCAGCTTCGGCCCCGAGCGCGCCATGCGCTACAACGGCTACCTCACGGCCGACATCAACGGGGGTGCAGCACCGGGCTTTTCTTCGGGCCAGGCGCAGGACGCCATCAAGCGCATCGCGGCCGAGACCCTGCCCAAGGGCATAGCCTTCGAATGGACCGACCTGACCTACCAGGAAATCCTGGCCGGCAATTCGGCAGTGATCGTGTTCCCGCTGGCCATCCTGCTGGTGTTCCTGGTGCTGGCCGCGCAGTACGAGAGCCTGACCCTGCCCATCGCCATCATCCTGATCGTGCCCATGGGGCTGCTGGCGGCGATGACCGGCGTGTGGCTTTCTCGCGGTGACAGCAATGTCTTCACGCAGATCGGGCTCATCGTGCTGGTGGGGCTGAGCGCGAAGAACGCCATCCTGATCGTGGAGTTCGCGCGCGAGCTTGAGTTCGAGGGCCGCACGCCCATACAGGCCGCCATCGAGGCCAGCCGGCTGCGCCTGCGCCCCATCCTGATGACCTCGCTGGCCTTCGTCATGGGCGTGCTGCCCCTGGTGCTGTCCACGGGCGCCGGCTCGGAAATGCGCCGCGCCATGGGCGTGGCCGTGTTCTCGGGAATGATCGGGGTGACGGCCTTCGGCCTGTTCCTCACGCCCGTGTTCTACGTGCTGATGCGCCGCCTGGCAGGCAACCGGCCGCTCAAGCAGCATGGGCCCGAGATGGATGAAGAGGTCCCTGCACATGCACCCGCCCACGGCCATGCCTCGGGTGGCGGCGCGCTGCCCATGCCCTCTGCTGCGCGTGGCGAGCATGAATGA